The window AGACCTTGGAAAAAACGGTAAAGAAATGGTAGACAAACACGATGTAAAggataacaaaaatattagtttATTGGATGAAATAATGGTAACTCGTGTGAAGAACCACGATGGAATCATCAAGGATTCCACTGCTTCTGATGTTCCAAACAGCATAGACTCAGACACAAGTCATACAACCAGTAAAAGCATCAACATGGTTTTCGAATATTGCGAATTGGATTTAATGGCCTTATTAAACTTTAGTTCgctagaaataaaaatgtcaaACGTTAAGGACATTTTCcaacaaatattaaaggGTATATCGTTTCTACACTATAATAGAATAATTCACAGGGATATCAAAAGTTCGAATATATTAGTGAACAAGCTGGGTCAAGTTAAAATAACGGATTTTGGCCTTGCGAGGTTTATTCCAAATGTTACTAGCTCCTCGTCTACTAATGTGCTCCTAGGACATGAGGAATATCTCAACCCATATTGTATAGGTAATAAACAGGgaaattttacaaatagAGTAATCACATTATGGTATAGACCACCGGAATTACTATTGGGTACTACGAAATATGGATTTGAAGTTGATATGTGGGGATGTGGATGCTTACTTTTAGAATTGCTTAACAGGAAATCGCCATTCCAAGGTACAAACGAATTAGAAACCTTTTATGACATAGTCATGAAGTTGGGGATGCCGACCTTGGAAAATTTACCTCAGCTATTTGAATTTCCTTGGACCTTTATGCTTTTGGGAAATCTAAACACAGCACCTactatatcttttttaaacaagCTTTCTCAAGATGATGTGAAGGAATTGTGTCAAGGCTTATTGACTTAtgatcaaaataaaagatgGAATGCTGATAAATGTCTAAAACATGATTTCTTCAATAAAAACGAACCATTAGCTGAAAGAATGACGTTTGCTGATGATCAAGAATGGCATGAATTTGAAGCTAAAAGAAGACAGAAGAGGGCCGCCATCAAGGCTAGTAATAATGCCAATAGTACTAAAACACATAGGTAATAAAAGACGATGTTACAATTTAGAGAGGGGGgggaaagaagaaaaaaaaaaataaagatagtTTTGTATAATTTGGTCATTCTTTATATGATATTTatgtataaaatataattataaaatattaaagcGCATTAacatctatatatatactttaagcatcattgttattttcatcatcattaaaaGCGTCATGTATTAGTTCTTGTTCAAAATATCTATTAGCACCCATCAATAATGACCCATTTAATACGCCGATACGGCCAATTACATCTCTGTTAGCTAcctgatttaaaaataacaattctTGCTGAGTTATTGAAATCTGTTCCTTGAATTTTTGCAATTGAGTAgctaaatttttatataaacgTTGTTTTATTAGCAATGGGGTGTCTGTATCCAAACAATTTGCAgagtcattattattaatatttgtattacTGGTGGGCATATTTGTACCTGATGTGTTAATAACTTTGGacataatttattttatttttattttttctatatctATGCACtatattttagttttattaagttgaataaataatttcaacAATCTATAactttgttgttgttttaaattggtttttttttaatggagccatttatctattttttttatctatttttttatctatttttttatccatttttttatccatttttttattgatttattttttttttttttttttttttttttttttctaatttgtaattttatattttctgtATCTCAAAGCTTCGTTGCTTCGATGTCCAAGTAAAATAGATTATCCCATatcatacatatataaacaatcaattttaaaagcCAGCATATGACTGTATCTACAATTAAAGAAGCTACTGAGTTATTGAGAGAAACAACATTTACGTTAAATAGAGATACTAAAACAGCAGCACCTAGCtcaataagaaaaataaaagaatctTTAGAATCATTACACGATACATTTGATCAAAATATACAGCTTAAAACTGGACAACTagtaaatttaaatgaaaagtATAATGATCTATCTGACAATatcaaagttttaaatGACAAACACAtaacaaatgaaaaaaaatgtctaGATATTGATAGAGAAATAGACCAAGtaactaaaaatattaatattttgcaaaatgatattatgATTTTACGGAATAAATTGGATGCTGATCTAAAAGAATATGTAGAAAATACTGATAATACAAATGGATCTGATATTCATAATCTGGATAAAGACACGACTAACTTCCTAAAACTTCAGTTATTTAAGAGTTTGGGATTGTTAATTGATTTGGAGAAGCACCAATTATTTatcaaagaaaatgaagtGTACAActatgaagatgaagatacTTCCAATAAAAGCAATTTCATGAAAGccaaatatatatgggATAAATTATGAATTACTACTACCattgctaataataataataataataaaagattttttctttattaaaattcattctttatttctatttcttatttcttatatagatatttaaaaatagataatatatacatggaagtcttattattaatagttGGACACTTGTAAAATCAACCTGAATTACAGCACAGAATAATAGGTGCTGCGTCTAAAAGAATTGTGGATTTCTTCTATTTGATAATCTTGTCCATTTAGGAACTTTGTGAATGCCCTTTCTGTACCCTTTACTATATTTGGAATAAATAGTATATTTGTCAACAGGGCTCATTTGTTCTTCTCTTGGAAAATTCTTGGGTTTACTTAAAAATGCTAAACTTTTAACTCTTGGTTTTAGTAATTTCTTCATAACtatacttttttcaaaaggaatatttttactttcaCAACGAGAGACATGCAAACCTAACTTTAGATTATCTAAAACTTTATCAACCTGTTGCAATCTACCTCTTTGTCTGGCTTTTTGTAAATTGGACATCTTCCATGGTATTTTCCACAACAACCCACCCAAAGCAGGTTTGGtacttttaaaacaacCAAACATGACtagatatttatttattttcctttttcacTTGTTTTGAAATACCTAtgcaaaaaagaaaaaaaaaagattatttcttttactGATGAACTGACTTTGAATATTCGAATAATTGGCGTTAGAAAAGGCAAATCCAACAAAGAACGAGTTTCAATttcaaggaaaaaaaaaaaaaataaaataaaaaaaataaaaaaaaaaatttctgttttctttttcgttTGTTTGTTGcctgatttaaaaataaaaaataaattaaaccgaacaaccaaaaaaataaaaaaaaataaaaaattcttGGATTAACATTTAAGAATTATTCAATCAAGCTTGAATAATTgtatataacaataaaaacacaGCTTTCCAATTCATATTAAATACCTGAATAGAGAAATATAcaacaattgaaaaaaaaaaaaaaaatattacctAACTCAGCTTATACTTTATCACCCTCATGTCTACTACAAAGGATATCACCCCTGTTTCAAATGACAGTTCaagtaacaaaaatataatttctgATACCAACCAAACCTCCAACGAATATAGAAAATCCCATAGATTACCTTTATGGGTTTTAGGTCCAAGAGATGAACAAGAAGCTAGaaccaatttaaaaaaaatggcatATGAGAAAtgtgatatttttatcaaagcTATGGCTGACTGTGCTAAGCAGAATGGTATCAAAGTGTTTCCTGAATGCAATCcacaaaaggaaaaaatggCAGAATGTGTGTTGTTCTATCAAACAGACGAGTACTTGGACGAGCAACGTGATTTAATggtacaaaaaaagatcaaaATTATGGAAGATCGtttgaaaaaatgataGCCATTTGTAAAAGAAAGGTGGGTTTATATTTGAAGGTACATCAAAAAAGCATCATCTTGTAAATATACGTGTATGCTAGAGAGGGTGGGGGGAGGGGGAAGAGAGGAAGAGAGAATTCAAAATACGCAAACTCAATAACTTCTGTgtaatatgaaaaatttttaaatataaagcacgatttttaaaaaaacatcaaataaactaatagaaataaattggtCAATCAAgtaacatatataaatatatacagTAATGAATAGAGATGGTTATGGAAACGAAATAATGTATTacttgaaaaaatatgcATCTTTTCATCACACTTAATCATAAATCACTGgcatctaaaaaaaaagaaaagaaaaaaaaaaaaaaaaaaaaaaaaaaaggaaaaaaacgTAAAGtatatgttattattattactaatgTAGGTACgattaaaataaatcaagTAAATCTTGAGTATTCCTAGTGCTGTttggattattattattattattattattattattattattcagtTTTTGATCTAGTTGATTATTACTACTGGCATGATTATTTCCTATGGAattagcattattattagtgaaAATGGATGTTAGTAaagtactattattattattactactattattatttatttccaCGCCTCCAAACAAGTCACTTAGTTCATCAAATGtagtactattattgttattaacatCGTTAGCATTCTCAGCATCATTCCCATTCAAGtccaataaaatatcttcATTCTTAGATATCTCAGTTTGGGCCAAATTAGCCAATTCTCCAACGTCTTTGCCcctaataatatttgaatttttatcCATCAATAATTTACTTTGTTGTACTGTTGCCATTTCATTAATGGGTTTAAAATAAACTGAACCTAATGTAGATAGTTGTTGTaacaaaacttttaaaaccGGTTCGGGAAATTTTTCTATGGTATCACTTATTTTGGGCAAGTCACCCATGTCACCAGTATTGGTAACCGTACTTAATTTACTAATTAAGGATTCATCTATGGACAAACATCTCCAATACATAATAGCCATATCTCTGATATCTATCTCTGTGGATTCTTTACTGCCCATATCTAAAGTTTTTTGCAGTATAGAACCCCCTAGAAGCTTATGATTTTTAACAACagttaataatatagaCATTTGCGTACAATTACCTTCTTCTGTAAATGAATCAACAAAATTACCTATCACTTGACTAAATTTCGGAAACTTGCTAGGATATTCTCCCATTAGCCAAACTAAATTACATTTGCTTTCATCCTTAATAAGATCCTCGCACACCGTTGTCGCATAATTAACTATGCTATCCAAATTCTGAACAGTATTTCTAACAATCTCACATAGTGCAATTAAGCAGTCGTCAGGACAAGATGTTACTTGAGTAGTTAAAATTTCTACAATTTCAGGACTCAACGATGGACATTTAATAGCTAAGGCAGACATGCACATTACGCTTTTATTCACCAATTCTGGGGTAAATTCAGTAACATATTCTCTTAGCTCTTGCAAAAAAGATTGATATTGTTTCAAGTTATTGGTTTTACTGTTACCAACAATGCGCATTAAAATATCCAATTTTTCCAACTTGACATACAACGGATCATTGAATtttagataaaaaatacGATACTCTTTGGTTAGTATGGTAGGATATTTTTCCACAATtattctaatatttttcaaagcaACGTATTGCAATTCAGGTGGCGTACTCATCATGCTAACTAGTGCAGATGCAACTTTGGGAAGATAAGAAGTAGCTGCCGAAGaagtaaacaaaaattccacatttttcaaaacaacTTTAACACTGCCCAAAACAACGGCAGGATTGGCGTGTTGCAAATGGGGCACAACTCTATCTATAACTTTTTTGGCATCCATTTCGTCTACAGAATTGTACTCGGCAATTGAATTCAATATAGTGACCCTACCCCACTCGCTGCTTTCATTCAATGCatttaacaattttgtaattattGTATTGCTGTGATcatttattaaacttttataattaatGGTAGGGTATAATTCCATTAATGAGGCCATTGCGTTACTTAAAACAATCGGATTACTTTCATTCTCTAACATTGGGATTAAGTCATCATGTACCATATTTAGACACAATTCTTCGTTCAATTGAAATAATTTGCTAACACAAATCACAGCTGTTTTCCTAACATATGGATTATCGTCTTGTAAACATTTTCTCAAAGGAGTTTCGACATATTCCATAATTCTGTCAACACGAATCATGCACATGGTTCTAATAGCCATGCACCTAATCAATGGGTTGGGGTCGTTGCAATCAGAAACAAACGTGTTCACGGCTAGAATACATAACTCAGGATGTGTTGTAGCATAATTCATTATGTATAAATATACTAGTTTTTTCTGTTCAACATCGGCAGTGGCCATATTGGTCAAAACGTCCGGGAAAAGAGATGAAACATCCTTACCTAAAGTCATTTGttgaattgttttttttatagcaTCTTTTCTTGTTTGAGGATATGGAGATGCTAAACAATTACGCAATTCTGATAGTTCGCCCTTTGATGAAACTTTAGGGGCAATACGAACTGCATTAGATATGAAtttccttatttttttatctaacGGTGGCATTGGATACGAAAGTTCAGTTGGTGTATATTTGAAGTGTACCTTGGACGATTTGGAAGGATGTTTTTAACgctttatatatgtatgtatatatatatatatatatattacccctttctttttaaacgGATGATTGTAAgatcaaatataaaaagtaaaaaaaaaaaaaaaaaaatgaaaaaaatacactAATCAGTttgaatatataaaagggtaaataaataaatggaaAGTTGTTTGTTTCAatcataaataaaaaaaaaaaaaaaaaaaaaaaaagtaaaagttTGTAAATAAAGCAAACAATATGCCAAATTTTACTGCCATTTAATCAAATTTAAAGTACACAGAAATATCCCTAGAAATCCACCTGCaatcaaaattttatacCAGCCAATAAGCTGGGTGTTCCATAAATGCTTTATCCGAAACGTTACGGATAactcatattttttttttttttttttttattatcaagaAAATTACTAAAATGAAATCCGTacattataataattgttgaaattaaatattaaaaaaaaattaaaaaaaaattaaaaaaatgaaaaaaaaaacattctTAAGTATGTGTTGTATGGGTGTTACAAACCATTTGTGACATACTGAAAAATACGCTTAAAGGCTTTGACACCACCAGTGTAAATTTCATCACAGTGGTCACATAATTTAAACTTTTCctaaataagaaaaaaaaaaaaaatttttttccttttgcacagaaaaaaatttttttttttctttttctttttctttttttttcagattTTATTGCCATTTAGTATAAATTAATGCATAATTTTACTGAACTTTTTATTCAGGTAgctttcctttcttttctatATCAAGCTCCATCTTAATTTTTACTTGAACAAAtactgtttttatttatttcttgaCTTACAAAATTTActttaatcttttattaactttttcacattaatttaaaaaaaaatcaaatcatCATAAATAGAATTTGCAAAATGGCTACTCCATCTTCAGAAGTTTTAGTTTTAAGAGGTTCTTTGGAAGGTCACAACGGCTGGGTTACTTCCTTGGCTACTTCTCCAGCTCAACCAAACTTGTTGTTGTCTGCTTCCAGAGATAAGACTTTGATCACCTGGAAATTGACTGGTGGTGACCAAGAATTTGGTGTTCCAGTTAAATCTTTTACTGGTCACTCTCACATTGTCCAAGACTGTATCTTGTCCAATGACGGTAACCATGCTTTTTCCGCTTCCTGGGATAAGACCATCAAGTTGTGGAACTTGGCTACTGGTGACTGTATCAACACTTTAACTGGTCACTTGGGTGATGTTATGTCCATTTCCTACAATGAAGACTTACATCAATTGGTTTCTGCTTCCAGAGATAAGACTGTTAGAATTTGGAACACTTTGGGCCAATGTTTAGTCACTTTAATGGGTCACTCTGACTGGGTTTCCCAAGTTAAAGCTGTCACTAGTGACAAAGGTAAGCCAATTGCCTTGTCTGCTGGTTCTGACAAAATTGTTAAAGTATGTTTTGATTTATGAatccttttattattgttattattccaATTATTTTCCCCTCAGAATTCCTCACTGGTTGAGAAGTTTAAGtatgaaagaaaaattttcgCGGAAGGTCATTTCATATGATgtaatttgatttttaatatttgctACTTCAGAGGGTATAACCCAATgagacttttttttatcaccAAGATCTCTGATGATTTACCTATTTcctaattttttcttttcatattttattccaattttttctttttttttattactataaaCTGGTAGGAATGATTTGGATATACTCCAAAAAGGGGGAGGgcgagaaaaaaaaatagacaTTTATactaacttttttttttttttatacaatGTTTTCATTTACTTATAAAACGTTGAAGAAAATTaacattttgtttttagttttGGGATTTGAGAGATTTCCAATTAGAAGCTGACTTCATTGGTCACAACGGTTACATTAATGCTGTTGCTGCTTCTCCAGATGGCACCTTAGCCGCTTCTGCTGGTAAGGATGGTAAAATTATGATGTGGGATTTAAACCAAAAGACCCCATTGTTTACTGTTGATGCTAAAGACGAAGTTTTCGCTTTAGTTTTCTCTCCAAACAGATTTTGGGTTACTGCTGCTACTGCTTCTGGTATTAAGATCTTTGACTTGGAATCCAAGAGCTGTATTGAACAATTGAACCCAGAATTTGCTGGTTATACCAAGGCTGCTGATCCACATGCTATTTCTTTGGCTTGGTCTGCTGACGGTCAAACATTATTTGCTGGTTACACTGATAATGTCATCAGAGTCTGGCAAGTTATGTCTATGAACTAAGtcttataaatatatatatatatatatatatattatttagtttttaatttttctgtttccttttttaatttttaaaagaatatgTATAGAAGTTTAGGccatgtttttaaaattactaGTGAATAATCGTCATATTATGGGATTTTTGTAGTATATTTTCGAGAAATAGTTGAAACTTGGCTTTGTCATACATTTTTATAGAATGGTAGGGAACATTTAGTAATGTGTTTAATggatgtttttttgtttttttttttgttttttttttgtttttgttttgttaatAAAGTGCTGCGCTCATATTATAGATTACTTTTAATAACTCGGTTTTGAATaagtaataaatatacgtataaatataacaaaaatattaaatgcACTAAAtgcaaaatattataaatattaacagGGAAGTCTCTAAAAGCTATTGGTTTTAACAAGCACtcgacaacaacaaataattgAATATATAAGATgcgataataataaacggaaaaaaaaaaatcataaattACTGGAAGTATTCCCAATGAATTTCATTGCTTTTTCATCCCCTTTGGCCAATTCAGGTTTATTAAAACACAAGGCTAAACATTCCCAAGGATCTTTGGAACCACCCCATTGCAAAACGCTTTGTTTGAATTTTAAACCTGCTTCACTAGAAAAAGGATCGAGAGCAAATAAATGGTGGTAAACTTTAGATGCAATAGCACGATCCAACAAATAGCTATAATATAGTGCGCCATATCCAAATAAATGGCCAAATTTGCCAACCCAAGTGCTAACATCATCACTTAATATCTCCATTTTTAACTCAAGATCATGATAAGCTTTGACAATGTCATCAGGATTTTCAGTATGTAAAACTTGATCTAAAATAGCCATCTTAAGTTGTTGGTAAACCTCAGTAAATTCAAAATCCCTATTTTGATGGGTGATTTTATTCAATGTTTCAATGTCTAACTTTTCACATGTTAAATAGTGATTGCTAATTTGATGCAAGACTCTGGGATCTTTTGCAAAATGTTCCATTAGGATACTTGGTAATTCAACAAAATCAGTAGCACATCTGGTACCACTGACGTTTTGTAAGTCGGTTCTACCAAACATTGAGTGCATTGCATGGCCCATCTCATGGAACAAAGTTTCCACCTCGGATAATTGTAGAAAACATAGCTTGTTCCCGTGAGAATCCTTTTGACTTGTACTAAAATTGCAAACTAAAGAAATCACGGGAATCTGGTACAGGTTCCCATTTGGATCGGTGGTTGTCTGTGTTAGTGTTGGGTCAATATTTTCGTCGGGAAACAACTTTCTGGAACAGCAAACTGTGAAATGTGCAGGGTTACTAGTTTTGCCATGTCTTTCAAATAAGTCACAATAAATAACACCAATTAAACTATCATTGTCCAATTCATTTACGACATTAAATCTTCTCACTTCATTGTTCCAGGTCTCGCCTGGTTTGGGACAAACAGGTATAAATTTGGCTTTGTAAATTGAACTAAACAAGTTTGACAACCCATTCATAACACTTCCCAGGGAGAAATATTGACTAACGTCATCTTGATCTGTCAgtcttcttttcttaatcGACTGCAAAGTACTGTAATAATCTCTATCCCATGGTCTAACTGAAACCACATCATTTTGGCAGTTTAACTCTTCGATTTTTAGCTTTCTTATTGGCTCCAGTTCTTTAAAAGCTTTTGGTTTCACCACTTGAACTAGAGAATTCAGGAAATTCATCACATGTTCCGGGGTTTTTGCAATTTTACCCTCTAACTGATAAGACGCAAAATTAGGGAAATTCATAGTTGTTGCCAAAACCATTCTTAAATGTAACAACACTTTTAGTTTTCCAATTTGTTCAGGACTACAGCTATGCAAGGCAGCCCAAACCTgctttctaattttttcatctGGACATGACCTTAAAATAGAATACGGACCGTGGCTATTAATAGGGATTTTGTAGTTCTTCATAGAAATATCTTTATGGAGgttattcaaaataatgCTTGGCGTCTTGCTTTTGTCCAATTCTGCAGCATTAATTTTGATGTAATTGGTTGCTGCATAATCAACATTGTTAATGAATTCTTGGCCAACGACAGAGATTTGTTGAGATAACGTTATAAAATCTTCTCGAACTTTAGTATTTTCCATAAAATTCCCagatttttcaaaatcttcCAATAAAATCTTTCCCACTTTAAGTTCTTCTTCTGTTAAACTGGATAACAATTCAGGGGTGTTTAACaccttttttaatgttttacACAAAACCAAATCtgtatttaaaacattCATGAATTCAAACATTTGTTCATAACATTTTTGAGCTGCATCAACAAAAGAAGGTTTTGGATGTGACGCCCTAATAAATTCACATAAATCAATAACTCTGCACAAGGTATTACTTAACTCATCCATTCttctaatatattttttcaagcCTTCTTTGCTTGTGTCTTTGTGCATCTTATCAACCAGTCCCTGAGCTAGTTTTAAACAATACGCAGAGTATTTTATTAGACCATTTGAATTGGTTAAATAtctattttcaaataaaccGGTTGGCGAAGAAGAATTAATCTTGAGATTATTCGATCTTATTTCATCCCAATACTGTTGAtcatcaaaaattttttgaatatctGATTGCGTAGAGGAGGTACTATAAAAGTTACAATGACCAATTTGCTGGAAGCATAaatatgatgatgatgaaaaagGCTTTGAtagtttatttatattacgTCTTAGACAAATTCTTGTTAAGCTTTTCATAGCTGATTATTTTGAGGTTTTATTTGGTCTATAGTAggattaaataatatattatatttatagtattgtattttcttttagtagctaaataaaataaaaaaaagaaaaccaaaaaaaaaaaaaaaaaaaaaaattttttttcatcaaattagctgaatttttatttgaattaaataaaaagctgcaaaaaatacaaactGAAATTTGTACACAAATGTTAGACTATCAAACAACTAATAACCATAATAAATTCAGATTttagaatatatatatatatatattatcttattttattttgttgtttgcGCCAATACTCAAGTTTCagatataaaattaatcaaGCCACCATTAGGCAAGTGATATCTGAGCATCACATTACATAGTAAAGAAATCGATGttgaatatttatttatataccTATATTTACAGTAATAACTTATTTCATTGGtccattttttgttttgattcTAATTGCTTTTTTTCAGCTTTGATGgcttgtaatttttttagttcATTTTCGGCTTCAGTAGTCAATTCAGCAAATCCAATTTGTTTAGACATAGATAAAGAATcattcaataatttttcagcTTGGGGTAAATGGTCCAAGTGCAAATTCACCACACCTAAACCGTATGTAGATAAAACAATAGCTTGTGATACACTCGGATTCAAGCCATTAATATTGGATTCAAATCTTAATTTACTATGATTTCTtgtaaatttaattatagCTTCGTAGC is drawn from Saccharomycodes ludwigii strain NBRC 1722 chromosome V, whole genome shotgun sequence and contains these coding sequences:
- the OCT1 gene encoding metalloendopeptidase (similar to Saccharomyces cerevisiae YKL134C | OCT1 | OCTapeptidyl aminopeptidase); the encoded protein is MKSLTRICLRRNINKLSKPFSSSSYLCFQQIGHCNFYSTSSTQSDIQKIFDDQQYWDEIRSNNLKINSSSPTGLFENRYLTNSNGLIKYSAYCLKLAQGLVDKMHKDTSKEGLKKYIRRMDELSNTLCRVIDLCEFIRASHPKPSFVDAAQKCYEQMFEFMNVLNTDLVLCKTLKKVLNTPELLSSLTEEELKVGKILLEDFEKSGNFMENTKVREDFITLSQQISVVGQEFINNVDYAATNYIKINAAELDKSKTPSIILNNLHKDISMKNYKIPINSHGPYSILRSCPDEKIRKQVWAALHSCSPEQIGKLKVLLHLRMVLATTMNFPNFASYQLEGKIAKTPEHVMNFLNSLVQVVKPKAFKELEPIRKLKIEELNCQNDVVSVRPWDRDYYSTLQSIKKRRLTDQDDVSQYFSLGSVMNGLSNLFSSIYKAKFIPVCPKPGETWNNEVRRFNVVNELDNDSLIGVIYCDLFERHGKTSNPAHFTVCCSRKLFPDENIDPTLTQTTTDPNGNLYQIPVISLVCNFSTSQKDSHGNKLCFLQLSEVETLFHEMGHAMHSMFGRTDLQNVSGTRCATDFVELPSILMEHFAKDPRVLHQISNHYLTCEKLDIETLNKITHQNRDFEFTEVYQQLKMAILDQVLHTENPDDIVKAYHDLELKMEILSDDVSTWVGKFGHLFGYGALYYSYLLDRAIASKVYHHLFALDPFSSEAGLKFKQSVLQWGGSKDPWECLALCFNKPELAKGDEKAMKFIGNTSSNL